ACCAATTGCTATTCCTGCAATTACTGGTGCTAAAACTGCAACTAACGCAACATTACTCATTAATTCCGTCATGAATAACATTAGAACTATTAGTAAACTAATTACTATAAATGGATTAAATCCACTATTTTGAATCGAATCTGTAATTACATCTACAACGCCACTTGAAGCCATTCCTTTTGCAAGAGATAGTCCTCCTCCAAATAAAATTAATATTCCCCAAGCTAATTTCTCTGTATCCTTCCATTCTAGAACGAATTTTCCTGTTTTCATATTCATTGGAATTACAAATAACGATACTGCACCTATCAAACTAATAATAGTGTCCGATAACTTTAATCCTGGAAATATTTCATTTAATATAGTTCTTGTAATCCATAAGAAAACGGTAATTCCAAAAACTAATAAAACTCGTTTTTCTTCTTTTGAAATTTTTCCTAGCTTTTTTAATTCGTCATTAATAACATTTTCAGTTTGAGAAAAATTAATCGTATTACAAGGAAACATCAATTTTGTGAGAACGATAAAAGAAAACCAAATCATTAACATAGAAAATGGTAATCCCATTATCATCCATTTCACAAATGAAATCTGAATATTATATTCATTTTCTAATAATCCTATCAATACTGAATTTGGTGGAGTTCCGATAACTGTAGCAATTCCTCCTGCATTTGCAGAAAACGCAATACCTAACATGATGTTTAAGGCAAAGTTTCGATCTTGTTTAGTGAATCCGTCTTCATCCGTAATTAATAGTTTAACTACTGATAATGCAATTGGCAACATCACAACGGTACTCGCTGTGTTGCTAATCCACATGCTCATAAAAGCAGTAGCAATCATAAATCCTAAAATAACTTTATTCGGAGTTGTACCCGTTAATTTTACAATGCTTAACGCAATGCGTTTATGCAAATTAACTTTCTCCAATGCTAAAGCCAAAATAAAACCTCCGAAGAATAAAAATATAAT
This genomic window from Tenacibaculum sp. 190524A05c contains:
- a CDS encoding DASS family sodium-coupled anion symporter; protein product: MVLSKKIGLILAPIAFLIFSNLPFTIVSSTGDAVLAVALWMIIWWITEAVHIAVTSLLPLILFPLLKVMPIGEVGANYGSPIIFLFFGGFILALALEKVNLHKRIALSIVKLTGTTPNKVILGFMIATAFMSMWISNTASTVVMLPIALSVVKLLITDEDGFTKQDRNFALNIMLGIAFSANAGGIATVIGTPPNSVLIGLLENEYNIQISFVKWMIMGLPFSMLMIWFSFIVLTKLMFPCNTINFSQTENVINDELKKLGKISKEEKRVLLVFGITVFLWITRTILNEIFPGLKLSDTIISLIGAVSLFVIPMNMKTGKFVLEWKDTEKLAWGILILFGGGLSLAKGMASSGVVDVITDSIQNSGFNPFIVISLLIVLMLFMTELMSNVALVAVLAPVIAGIAIGFGVPLLYVLIPVTMASSCAFMLPMATPPNAIVFASGYIKVKQMVRAGVLLNIIAVLLLILYYKFIIPLIF